The Periplaneta americana isolate PAMFEO1 chromosome 10, P.americana_PAMFEO1_priV1, whole genome shotgun sequence genome includes a window with the following:
- the LOC138707814 gene encoding adventurous-gliding motility protein Z-like → MENLQQILQAIAEMKAEMKNDISAVKAEMKNDISEVKNDISDVKTEMKSDISEVKTEMKSDISGVKGDISGVKDDVTTQIESVSAHVDGIVAIVKDELKADLDKLNQNFTTINETVAELRQDVDHFDGKIRDLERRQEQTSEVMDRHAEENKHILALVDRQAREHKQIVAEEVRRAMQEAAAELRTPYSGPAESSPSARHNNVKTPKFDGTTSWAIFRRQFEATAAHNGWKPAEKTTQLLTALQGQASEILHSVPEDGTAAEIMAALEGRYGDHQLAAAFRTQLKTRVQQSGESLQEFAMAVEQLAHKALRGLPNDFIAGEAAYTFGSGVRDPEIKQQLLLAEHRTINAALAAALRMEAAKLTANVSASHRIRSVAAADVEERQPKSPERRRRGVPTCWSCGEPGHLRRDCDRSGHKQEN, encoded by the exons atggagaacctacagcaaatcctgcaagccatcgcggaaatgaaagctgaaatgaaaaacgacataagtgcagtaaaagcagaaatgaagaacgatatcagtgaa gttaagaacgacataagtgatgtgaaaacggagatgaaaagtgacataagcgaagtgaaaacagagatgaaaagtgacataagcggagtgaaaggcgacataagcggagtgaaagatgacgtcactacacaaatcgaaagtgtttcggcccacgtagatggaattgtcgccattgtgaaagacgaacttaaggccgatctggataaattaaaccagaattttacaactataaacgagacagtagccgagttgagacaggatgtagaccatttcgacggaaaaatccgcgatctcgagcgtcgtcaagagcagacgagtgaggtgatggaccgacatgctgaagaaaacaagcacattctcgcgttggtggatcgccaggctagagaacataaacagatagttgccgaggaagttcgacgtgccatgcaagaagcggccgcagagttgaggactccatatagtggccctgcggaatcatcgccttcagccagacataacaacgtcaagacgccgaagttcgacggaacgacgtcttgggcgatattccgtcgccagttcgaggccaccgcggcacataatgggtggaagccagcggagaagactacccagctgttgaccgcgcttcagggacaggcttcagagattcttcacagcgttccagaagatgggacagccgctgagataatggcggccttggagggacgttatggtgaccatcaacttgcggcagcattcaggacccaactgaaaacgagggtccaacagtcaggcgagtccctgcaagaattcgcgatggcggtggaacaactggcccataaggcgctcaggggcctacctaatgacttcatcgctggagaggcggcctacaccttcggcagcggagttcgagacccggaaataaagcaacagctactcctggcagagcatcgcaccatcaatgcagctctggcggcggccctcaggatggaggcagccaagttgacggcgaacgtctcggcatcgcaccggattaggagcgtcgcggcggccgacgtcgaggaacgtcaaccgaaatcacccgagcgacgaagacgaggagtgcccacctgctggtcctgcggcgagcctggacacctgaggagggactgtgaccgatctggtcacaaacaggaaaactaa